In the genome of Impatiens glandulifera chromosome 6, dImpGla2.1, whole genome shotgun sequence, the window AAATTACAATTGGCGTTGAGAGACATCAATAAGATTTCCTTAACCACTGACATTTGGAAGTCAAAGGTGCAAAAGATTTCTTAAATGTGTGTCACTGGTCACTTTGTTGATTCAAATTGGAACCTTCACAAACGACTTCTTAGCTTCATACCTCTACCTCCTCCACATGCtggtaaatttattttttataattaaaatttttcttgcattatatttattgtttagtaatttgatttgtttatttggtaTTCAGGTCATGATATCTTTAATGGGCTTATGAAGTGTACAAAAGATTGGGGGATAGAGCATAAAGTCTTCACTATCTCTGTGGGCAATGCCTCGAACAATGATTCAGCAATTCGAATTGCTAAAGAAACATTCTCTAAGAGTCGTAAGTTGCAATTAGAAGGTAAGTTGTTTCATGTTCGGTGTACTACACATATATTGAACCTTGTTGTTCAAGATGGTCTTTCTgagattcaaaatattattgatgatgTCAAAAAGAGTGTGCGATTTATTAACCAATCAGAGTCTAGGTTGAGAAAATTCTCAGATGTTGTGCATCATTTAGGAATCCAagtaaaaaaattgatcatTGATTGTCCAACTCGTTGGAATTCTACATATGAGATGTTAGTTGAGGCATATAGAGTTAAGGATGCATTTCCTATATTTAAAGAGGGTGAACTTTTTTATCGTCATTGTCCTAGTCCTGATGATTGGAAAAAAGTGAAGGATGTTATTGATATTTTAGAGGTTTTTTATGAAGCGACTAATGTAATTTCTGGAGTTGATTATCCTACTTCAAATGTTTATCTTGCTGTTATTTGGAGAGTCAAGCATGTAttgaatgaaaaagaaaatcatgTTGATGAGTTTATTCGAGTGATGATAAAAAAGATGAAGGAGAAATTTGACAAATATTGGGGAGAATGCAATCTTTTGATGGCAATTGGAGCGATACTAGACCCTAGGTTCAAAATGAGATTGGTTGATTTTGCTTTCGGTAACATATATAGTAAGGTTGAAGCACTTACAAATGTGATGAAGGTTCGAGAAGTATTATATAACTTGTTCTTTGAGTATGTTGAAGTTGATCAATCAAGATCCCGAAAGTCTACTACTTCAGTACAATGTTCTTCTACATGTGCGAACTCCACGTCTAAAGAAAAATTTGTGCCTTCTGGTTTGTCTATGTTTGATCGGTATTTGGATACTGTTGAGGTTCATGATCCTCTAAAGTCGGATTTGGATATTTACTTGGAGGAAGGGGTTTTCAGAACTCAAGACGAGGATACAAGTGTACAGTTTGATGCCTTGGCTTGGTGGAAATCTCAagaattaaagtttaaaattctATCCAAGTTAGCTCGTGATGTTCTAGCTATCCCTATTAGTACAGTGGCATCAGAGGCTACATTTAGTGTAGGAACGCGAGTGTTGGATCCTTATCGATCAAGGTTAACATCTGATATGTTACAAGTGTTGATTTGTGGAGCAGATTGGGTTCGTCAAATTCATGGGATCAAGAAACCCCTTATGACATATGTGAgttctctatttattttataatttatttgagttatatgcatgttttcataaataaataaatttttaattgatttttatttttgtttaggaGCAAGAACAACCGATCAATGTCATGTTGCAAACCACTTGATTTGCAAGCCATGAAGGATTCGAATATTGATTTACAAACCACTTTAATGAAATGTTCTTTTGATAActattgtttatgttatgttacgcggaaattttaattaatggctTGCATTGTATTGGGAATTGAATATTGAAATCgtaatttgaacattattatttaatttttattaggtaattttattgaatattgttatgtattatgtaaaaatattaattttcaaattttcgaataaattgtataaaatatgttttaaataaaatcgaatcgaatactcgaatcgaatcgaataatacgaatatcaatttcaaatcgaatacgaatcacattaattattcgaaaaaatttcgaatacgaatacgaatattcgaATAGTTTCATGAATACGAATCGAATACAGTAATATTCGCTTCGATTCGATTCGTTTACAACCCTACGTGAGACATGTAACCAATCACCGAATCAAGCACATAATCTCTAAAATGTGTTTGAAcatgtaaaatataattttttcctAATGTCTCAAATAAATTAGGTGGTAACTCTATAAAAGTCAAAACTAATCTGAATcgacatattttaaattaactttagTCGCGCTTACTATTTTGATTTCTTGTCTTACTCGATATTCGAGAGTAAGATGAGCTATGAGGCACGACAATTGAGTTCTTagctcatttttattaatggtcgATTTTTgacgttaaaataaatataaaatacattttcaattcttttaaaagttaatatttttcgttaaatatatttttaactttttttaatttaatttttattttattaatttgtctttacattttttattttttatatatgtttattaaaattttgttttatttattttttatttcagtatttttatttaatatatatattttaaatatattacaatgacattaattttatattatttaataataataatttaatattctaatattttgtgtaacatttatttgaaatattataatattaaattattattattattattaaaataatataactacTTAAAACATGTGAGGCTCGTTTGAAAACTTATATTGGctacattttattgattttctttttattaatttggctaaatttcaaattaatttcaaataatataattttacattataacttaaaataataaatatatatcatgtaCTTAAAATATAGTATTAATTACTATATTTGTATGTTattgtttgaatatatattacatatttattatattttatggaaaaaatctatgtatatatataaaaataataaata includes:
- the LOC124943280 gene encoding zinc finger BED domain-containing protein RICESLEEPER 2-like produces the protein MCVTGHFVDSNWNLHKRLLSFIPLPPPHAGHDIFNGLMKCTKDWGIEHKVFTISVGNASNNDSAIRIAKETFSKSRKLQLEGKLFHVRCTTHILNLVVQDGLSEIQNIIDDVKKSVRFINQSESRLRKFSDVVHHLGIQVKKLIIDCPTRWNSTYEMLVEAYRVKDAFPIFKEGELFYRHCPSPDDWKKVKDVIDILEVFYEATNVISGVDYPTSNVYLAVIWRVKHVLNEKENHVDEFIRVMIKKMKEKFDKYWGECNLLMAIGAILDPRFKMRLVDFAFGNIYSKVEALTNVMKVREVLYNLFFEYVEVDQSRSRKSTTSVQCSSTCANSTSKEKFVPSGLSMFDRYLDTVEVHDPLKSDLDIYLEEGVFRTQDEDTSVQFDALAWWKSQELKFKILSKLARDVLAIPISTVASEATFSVGTRVLDPYRSRLTSDMLQVLICGADWVRQIHGIKKPLMTYEQEQPINVMLQTT